One region of Ornithorhynchus anatinus isolate Pmale09 chromosome X5, mOrnAna1.pri.v4, whole genome shotgun sequence genomic DNA includes:
- the ORNANAV1R3198 gene encoding vomeronasal 1 receptor ornAnaV1R3198, with translation MQESDFVFGIFFLNQSVFGFLGNSIMFAVYMSIFISQPQKKKPTDLILTHLTMANIVTLLTRGIPETMVAFGMRDILNDVGCQSLMYINRVSRGLSICTTCLLSMFQAVTISPSTSRWAQFKTRASNCIVPSFLFFWILNMLIYIRLITCNRAIRNINISEEVYVSKLCYTVPDGNVIHSVTFLIAITIRDLFFVLLMSWASGYMVIVLYRHRRQVQHIHSTSHFPKSSAENRATKTILLLVTCFACFYWINTFVTLNLVFAVEKDPQLESISVFLSGCYPALCPLVLISNDLHMCHREG, from the coding sequence ATGCAGGAAAGTGACTTTGTCTTTGGTATTTTcttcctcaatcagtcagtctttgGGTTCCTAGGAAACTCAATAATGTTTGCAGTGTACATGAGCATTTTCATCTCTCAACCCCAGAAGAAGAAACCCACAGACCTGATCCTCACTCACCTGACCATGGCCAACATAGTGACCCTTCTCACCCGTGGGATCCCAGAGACGATGGTGGCCTTCGGGATGAGGGACATTCTAAACGATGTTGGGTGTCAGAGTCTCATGTACATCAACCGTGTGTCCCGTGGCCTTTCCATCTGCACCACGTGTCTTCTTAGCATGttccaggctgtcaccatcagtcccagcacctcccGTTGGGCCCAGTTCAAAACCAGAGCCTCTAACTGTAttgtcccttccttcctcttcttctggatcCTCAACATGCTGATCTACATCAGATTGATTACATGCAATCGAGCCATCAGAAATATCAACATTTCAGAAGAAGTATACGTTTCAAAATTATGTTACACTGTCCCTGATGGCAATGTTATTCACTCAGTTACCTTTCTTATTGCCATCACCATCCGAGATCTCTTCTTTGTGCTCCTCAtgagctgggccagtggctacatggtgattGTGCTCTACCGACACCGCAGACAAGTTCAACACATCCACAGCACCAGCCACTTCCCAAAGTCCTCTGCAGAAAACAGAGCCACGAAGACCATCCTGCTCCTGGTCACCTGCTTTGCTTGTTTTTACTGGATAAACACCTTTGTTACCTTGAATTTGGTGTTTGCAGTTGAAAAAGACCCTCAGCTGGAGAgcatctctgtttttctctcaggCTGCTATCCCGCCCTTTGCCCCCTTGTACTGATCAGCAATGATCTTCATATGTGTCACAGAGAAGGTTAG
- the ORNANAV1R3256 gene encoding vomeronasal 1 receptor ornAnaV1R3256 translates to MLWSDLGLGIFSLLQTGIGLLGNSALLIVYVKGFISQTQRKKPTDLILSHLIVANTVTLLTQGTLASMLTFQMENHMEENGCRVILYIRRVSRGLSICTTCLLSVFQAVTISPSTSLWATIKYRAPNYILPSFLFFWILNLLMYTDLLRVEVATKNVNITVKSCNIKYCFNIFWMHYLNYETFLSAITLRDVLFVLLMSWASCYMVTVLYRHRKQVQHIHSTSSSSKSSAETRATHTILLLVSCFVCFYWINCSINLASSFLEEDDFRLNNTATFLGACYPSVCPLVLINSEPRVPKIQCVLEKGRGFFFTLIQFLALFSTQDPSMKDPIRGEKKQVLRKGS, encoded by the coding sequence ATGCTTTGGAGTGACCTTGGCCTGGGGATTTTCTCCCTCTTGCAGACAGGCATCGGGCTCCTGGGAAACTCAGCATTACTAATAGTGTATGTCAAGGGCTTCATTTCCCAGACCCAGAGAAAgaagcccacagacctgatcCTCAGCCACCTGATTGTAGCCAATACAGTTACACTCCTCACCCAGGGAACCCTGGCATCGATGTTGACCTTTCAGATGGAGAATCACATGGAGGAAAATGGCTGCCGGGTCATTCTGTACATCCGGAGAGTGTCCCGGGGCCtgtccatctgcaccacctgccttctGAGTGTGTTCCAAgctgtcaccatcagtcccagcacctctCTCTGGGCCACAATCAAATACCGTGCACCCAACtacatcctcccctcctttctcttcttttggaTCCTCAATCTCTTGATGTACACAGATCTACTAAGGGTGGAAGTTGCTACCAAAAATGTAAACATCACGGTTAAGAGTTGTAATATCAAATACTGTTTCAATATTTTCTGGATGCATTATTTAAATTATGAGACTTTTCTAAGTGCCATAACTCTTCGAGATGTCCTCTTTGTGCTCCTCATGAGCTGGGCCAGCTGTTACATGGTGACCGTGCTCTACCGACACCGCAAACAAGTTCAGCACATCCACAGCACCAGCAGCTCCTCCAAATCCTCTGCAGAAACTAGAGCCACCCACACCATCCTGCTCCTGGTCTCCTGCTTCGTTTGCTTTTACTGGATCAACTGCAGCATTAACCTGGCCTCCAGTTTTCTGGAAGAAGATGACTTCCGGCTGAATAACACTGCAACGTTTCTGGGGGCCTGTTACCCCTCCGTGTGCCCCCTGGTGCTAATCAACAGTGAACCACGTGTCCCCAAGATCCAGTGTGTCCTTGAGAAGGGGAGAGGCTTCTTCTTTACTCTCATTCAGTTCCTTGCCTTATTTTCCACCCAAGATCCCTCAATGAAGGATCCGATCAGAGGGGAGAAGAAACAAGTTCTGAGAAAAGGATCttaa
- the LOC114807875 gene encoding vomeronasal type-1 receptor 4-like: protein MLLSELILIFVLLTQAWMGLLGNSVLLVVYSRIFISQPNRRKPTDLIFTHLSTINVVTMLIHGATVLIFATGIENKLEDVGCHIISYFRRVTRGLSICTTCLLSVFQAITRLKPQATGCITPSLVFFWILHLSMYMNILTATIPTYNVTGTVNRLNIKYCSDMFLQKYLTNMAFVVVITLRDVVFVLLMTWASGDMVLVLYQHHIQVRHIHSTNLSPRSSPETRATCTILLLVTCFVFFYSSNCIIILSLTFLEYKDIRLTDAMTVLGACYPALCPWVLISSDPRVPKPHCILKKERSPSPPLDLCDV from the coding sequence atgctattgagtgaGCTGATCTTGATATTTGTCTTGCTCACTCAAGCTTGGATGGGGCTCTTGGGGAATTCAGTATTGCTGGTGGTGTACAGCAGAATCTTCATTTCTCAGCCCAATCGTAGGAAGCCGACAGACCTGATTTTCACCCACCTGTCTACTATCAACGTGGTTACAATGCTCATCCATGGTGCCACAGTGCTGATATTTGCCACTGGGATAGAGAATAAATTGGAAGATGTTGGGTGTCATATCATAAGCTACTTCAGGAGAGTGACACGAggcctctccatctgcaccacgtgtctcctgagtgtcttccaggccatcacccgGCTCAAGCCCCAAGCCACTGGTTGCATCACCCCTTCTTTAGTTTTCTTCTGGATTCTCCACCTTTCAATGTACATGAATATACTAACGGCAACAATACCTACCTATAATGTCACTGGCACAGTTAATCGTCTTAATATAAAATACTGTTCTGACATGTTCTTACAGAAATATTTGACAAATATGGCTTTTGTAGTTGTGATTACTTTGCGAGATGTTGTCTTTGTGCTCCTCATGACCTGGGCCAGTGGCGACATGGTCCTTGTGCTCTATCAACATCATATACAAGTTCGGCACATCCACAGCACCAACCTCTCCCCCAGATCCTCCCCCGAGACCAGAGCCACCTGCACCATCCTGCTCCTTGTCACCTGCTTTGTGTTCTTTTATTCTAGCAACTGCATCATTATTCTGTCATTAACTTTTTTGGAGTATAAAGACATCAGGTTGACTGATGCCATGACTGTTCTGGGAGCGTGTTACCCCGCCCTTTGTCCCTGGGTGCTAATCAGCAGTGACCCACGGGTCCCCAAGCCCCACTGCatcctgaagaaggagagaagtccctctcctcccctggatcTCTGTGATGTATAG
- the ORNANAV1R3255 gene encoding vomeronasal 1 receptor ornAnaV1R3255, which yields MWSNDSVFGIFFFYQTAFGFLGNSTLSMVYINIFINQPQQKKSIDAILIHLTVVNTVTLLTRGVPETLVAFGMKHILNDVGCQSLMYINRVCRGLSICTTCLLSVFQAITISPNTSSWAWLKSRAPNYILPSFLFFWMLNMSIYIRVITSIQSIRNVTILGHGYVSKYCSTIPNGNFIHSVTFLCAMTFRDLLFVFLMSCASGYMVTVLYRHRKQVQHIHRDSLSPRSSAETRAAHTILLLVSCFICFYCISSCITLYVTYVIPKDADLESAATFFSACYPALCPLVLISSDPRITKNHCILGKERHPSLFKSPTANQVIVKN from the coding sequence ATGTGGTCTAATGACTCGGTCTTTGGGATCTTCTTTTTCTACCAGACTGCCTTTGGCTTTCTAGGAAACTCAACGTTGTCAATGGTGTATATCAACATTTTCATAAATCAACCCCAGCAGAAGAAAAGCATAGATGCGATCCTCATCCACTTGACCGTGGTCAACACTGTGACACTTCTCACCCGTGGGGTCCCAGAGACTTTGGTTGCCTTTGGGATGAAGCACATTCTGAACGATGTTGGGTGTCAGAGTCTCATGTACATTAACAGAGTGTGCCGTGGTCTTTCCATCTGCACCACTTGTCTCTTAAGcgtgttccaggccatcaccatcagtccaaACACCTCCTCCTGGGCTTGGCTCAAATCCAGAGCCCCCAACtacatcctcccttccttcctcttcttctggatgCTCAACATGTCAATCTACATCAGAGTGATTACCTCCATTCAAAGCATTAGAAATGTCACCATCTTGGGTCATGGATATGTCTCAAAGTACTGTTCCACTATCCCTAATGGGAATTTTATTCACTCGGTtacctttctatgtgccatgacTTTCCGAGATCTCCTCTTTGTGTTCCTCATGAGCTgtgccagtggctacatggtgactGTGCTCTACCGACACCGGAAACAAGTCCAGCACATCCACAGAGACAGCCTCTCCCCCAGATCCTCTGCAGAGACCAGAGCTGCccacaccatcctgcttctggtctcctgcttcatttgtttttattgcaTCAGTAGCTGCATTACCCTATACGTGACATATGTGATCCCAAAGGATGCTGATTTGGAAAGTGCTGCAACAttcttctctgcctgttaccctgccctctgccccctggtCCTGATCAGCAGTGATCCCCGTATCACCAAGAATCACTGCAtcctggggaaagagagacatcCCTCCCTTTTCAAGAGCCCTACGGCTAACCAGGTCATTGTCAAGAACTAA